One window from the genome of Mucilaginibacter ginsenosidivorans encodes:
- a CDS encoding DPP IV N-terminal domain-containing protein, producing MNKLYANLLLNKRYFIILCCFAGSLLFSFNANAQYFGQNKVRYKNLKFKVYHTPHFDIYYYIKNDSLIKRFAQESELWYTIHQQVFRDTFRKANPIILYADHPDFQQTTAIDGDIGVGTGGVTEGLKNRVVMPIMETNQTTRHVIGHELVHAFQYHALLGHDSSNYENLANLPLWMIEGMAEYLSLGKKDAFTAMWMRDAYLNKNIPTIRDLTETNKYFPYRYGEAFWSFIGSTYGDTVIVPFFKNTARFGLEYGIRRTFGYDDKTLSNLWKNSIETTYKPFLKDTTQKPVGKLIIDNKNSGELNVAPAISPDSKYLAFLSEKDLFTIDLYLADAQTGRVIRRLTSKVSNTRIDEFNFIESAGAWSPDSRKFAFSIFSHGRNRLLVVSVPDGRVLDDISMGKAEQFSNVTWSPDGSNVVFQALADGQGDLYMYNFGTKKVTQLTNDKYSDYQPSYSHDGKKIIFTSDRTTYDKSLSQTITFNLAELDLATGKVTDIKVFDGANNLDPQYSADDKQVYFLSNRDGFRNMYRYTLADGKVEQMTDLFTGICGITEYSPALSISNSDDIVYSYYNKQKYFLYNAKASEFTPKVVNGESTNFDAAMLPPTRSVGVDLINSNLNNFLAYKKLPADSIKSMPYRPQFKLDYLASSGVGASISQFGAGISSGVQGVFSDILGRNLIYAGLDVNGQVYDFGGQFIYINQQGRWNWGGGISHIPYQFANYSIISTNYQVNSSTSVPAIQERYDIIRIFADQANIFTSYPFSKLARIEFGTGLSHYYYRVDRYNSFYQVDNGGNITGYLGSDHQHVANSDYNADPSNGAQLIPFTIYNVSTALIGDNSYFGVASPLNGFRYRLQAEYDFGTFHFFAPTIDLRKYIRVAPVTLAGRLYGYGRFGGEDGLYPLYLGYPFYIRGYEAQTFYNGSNKTPTNNFTIDNLSGDRIALANFEVRLPFTGPEKLSAIKSKFFFSELNFFADAGLAWSAGDKIEFKTNPTHLRDVPVLDRNGSPVLDNTTGQPLTSPVYSKVPSLSFGVSLRVNLFGYFILEPYLAYPINRTDISKPVFGLGFTPGW from the coding sequence ATGAATAAACTTTACGCAAACCTACTGTTGAACAAGCGATATTTTATCATTCTATGCTGCTTCGCCGGCTCACTGCTTTTTAGTTTTAATGCGAATGCACAGTATTTCGGTCAGAATAAAGTGCGTTACAAAAACCTCAAGTTCAAAGTTTATCATACACCGCATTTTGATATTTACTACTATATAAAGAACGACAGCCTGATCAAACGGTTTGCGCAGGAAAGTGAGCTTTGGTACACCATACATCAGCAGGTGTTCAGGGACACTTTCAGGAAAGCAAACCCGATCATTCTTTATGCCGATCATCCCGATTTCCAGCAGACAACCGCTATCGACGGCGACATCGGCGTAGGTACCGGCGGTGTTACCGAGGGTTTAAAAAACCGAGTGGTGATGCCCATAATGGAAACCAACCAAACTACCCGGCACGTTATCGGGCACGAATTGGTGCACGCTTTCCAATATCATGCTTTGCTCGGCCACGATTCATCGAACTATGAAAACCTGGCAAACCTGCCGTTGTGGATGATTGAAGGTATGGCCGAATATCTTTCCCTTGGAAAAAAGGACGCCTTTACCGCCATGTGGATGCGCGATGCCTATCTCAATAAAAATATACCCACCATCCGCGACCTGACAGAAACCAATAAATACTTCCCTTACCGTTATGGCGAGGCTTTCTGGTCGTTCATAGGCTCAACTTATGGTGATACGGTAATCGTTCCGTTCTTTAAAAACACGGCCCGTTTTGGCCTTGAGTATGGTATACGGCGAACATTTGGCTACGACGATAAAACGCTTTCGAACCTCTGGAAAAACTCCATCGAGACGACATATAAGCCTTTCTTAAAGGACACAACGCAAAAACCCGTTGGCAAGCTTATCATCGACAATAAAAACTCGGGCGAACTGAACGTGGCCCCGGCTATCAGTCCGGACAGTAAATATTTGGCGTTTTTGTCGGAAAAGGACCTCTTCACCATCGATCTTTATTTAGCCGACGCACAAACGGGGCGCGTTATTCGGCGGCTGACCAGTAAAGTTTCCAACACGCGTATAGACGAATTCAACTTTATAGAATCGGCTGGCGCCTGGTCGCCCGACAGCAGGAAATTCGCGTTCAGTATTTTTAGCCACGGGCGCAACCGCCTGCTGGTGGTAAGTGTGCCGGATGGACGTGTGCTGGATGATATTTCTATGGGCAAAGCTGAACAATTTAGTAACGTAACATGGTCGCCTGACGGAAGCAACGTCGTTTTCCAGGCTTTAGCTGATGGCCAGGGCGACCTGTATATGTACAATTTTGGTACAAAAAAAGTAACTCAGCTAACCAATGATAAATATTCGGATTACCAGCCCTCCTATTCGCACGATGGAAAAAAAATAATATTTACCAGCGATCGTACCACCTATGATAAATCGCTGTCACAAACTATCACTTTCAACCTGGCCGAGCTTGATCTTGCAACCGGCAAGGTAACCGACATTAAAGTATTTGATGGCGCCAATAATCTCGACCCGCAATATTCGGCCGATGATAAGCAGGTTTATTTCTTGTCCAACAGGGATGGCTTCCGCAATATGTACCGTTACACGCTTGCCGATGGCAAGGTTGAGCAAATGACCGACCTGTTTACCGGCATTTGTGGCATCACAGAATATTCGCCGGCCCTTAGCATCTCAAACAGCGACGATATTGTTTATTCGTATTATAACAAACAAAAATATTTCCTTTATAATGCAAAAGCCTCGGAGTTTACACCGAAGGTTGTAAATGGCGAATCGACAAATTTCGACGCCGCGATGCTTCCGCCAACACGCTCGGTTGGTGTCGATCTGATCAACTCCAACCTGAATAATTTTCTTGCCTATAAGAAACTACCGGCCGACTCCATCAAATCGATGCCGTACCGGCCGCAATTCAAGCTTGATTATTTGGCCAGCAGCGGTGTAGGTGCCTCGATCAGCCAGTTCGGTGCCGGTATTTCAAGTGGCGTGCAGGGCGTTTTCAGCGATATTTTGGGCCGCAACCTCATTTATGCAGGGCTTGATGTTAACGGTCAGGTGTACGACTTTGGCGGGCAGTTTATCTATATCAATCAGCAAGGTCGCTGGAACTGGGGTGGCGGTATATCGCATATCCCCTATCAATTTGCCAATTATAGTATAATTTCAACTAATTACCAGGTTAACAGCAGCACCTCGGTGCCCGCGATACAGGAGCGTTATGATATTATCCGGATTTTTGCGGACCAGGCAAATATCTTTACTTCCTACCCGTTTTCAAAACTGGCCCGCATCGAATTTGGCACCGGGCTGTCGCATTACTATTACCGGGTAGACCGGTATAACAGTTTTTACCAGGTCGACAACGGCGGCAATATTACCGGCTACCTTGGTAGTGATCATCAGCACGTCGCCAATTCTGATTACAATGCCGATCCATCAAACGGCGCGCAGCTGATACCGTTCACTATTTATAATGTCAGCACTGCGCTTATCGGCGATAACTCCTATTTTGGAGTGGCCTCGCCTTTGAACGGTTTCCGTTACCGTTTGCAGGCCGAATACGACTTCGGTACGTTCCATTTCTTCGCCCCCACTATCGATCTTCGTAAATACATACGCGTTGCACCGGTAACATTGGCAGGAAGACTTTATGGCTATGGGCGTTTTGGCGGCGAAGACGGGTTATATCCGCTTTATCTTGGCTATCCGTTTTACATTCGCGGGTACGAGGCACAAACCTTCTACAATGGCAGCAATAAAACGCCGACCAATAACTTTACCATTGATAACCTTTCGGGCGATCGGATAGCTTTGGCTAATTTTGAAGTAAGGCTGCCGTTCACCGGCCCTGAAAAGCTTTCAGCTATTAAATCGAAATTCTTTTTCAGCGAATTGAACTTTTTTGCTGATGCGGGCTTAGCCTGGAGCGCCGGTGACAAGATCGAATTTAAAACCAACCCGACCCACTTGCGTGATGTGCCTGTGCTTGACCGAAACGGCAGTCCCGTTTTGGACAATACAACCGGCCAACCGTTAACCAGCCCGGTTTACTCGAAAGTACCTTCTTTAAGCTTTGGCGTTTCGTTAAGGGTCAACCTGTTCGGTTACTTTATACTCGAACCCTACCTGGCCTACCCGATCAATCGTACTGATATCAGCAAACCGGTATTCGGCTTAGGATTTACACCGGGATGGTAG
- a CDS encoding fasciclin domain-containing protein has protein sequence MKSLSIIIALLVNTAFVMAQKPDSAGVPVKTKTVDGTVVTSANNLVANIALSSELTTLSNAINVSGLADTLSSGTITFFAPVNKAFEKLAPGFIDTLTQPAHKAELIALVKNHALSGRFTSKDFERQIKAGNGQTGFTTLSGGVITARINENRNIVLTDENGNQSIVTRLDIDQSNGMLFIVTAVLLPKAKE, from the coding sequence ATGAAAAGTTTATCGATCATTATAGCGTTGCTTGTTAACACAGCTTTTGTTATGGCACAAAAGCCTGATTCGGCAGGTGTGCCCGTAAAGACAAAAACGGTTGATGGCACGGTAGTGACGTCGGCAAATAATTTGGTCGCTAATATTGCGCTTTCATCAGAACTAACAACATTGTCAAATGCGATCAATGTATCGGGCCTGGCCGATACCTTAAGTTCAGGTACGATCACCTTTTTTGCACCTGTAAACAAAGCCTTTGAAAAATTGGCGCCGGGTTTCATTGATACGCTGACGCAGCCTGCGCATAAGGCGGAATTAATTGCGCTGGTAAAAAATCATGCCCTATCGGGAAGGTTCACATCAAAAGATTTTGAACGTCAAATAAAGGCGGGAAATGGGCAAACCGGCTTTACCACTTTATCCGGTGGCGTCATAACTGCCCGGATAAACGAAAACCGGAATATTGTACTGACCGATGAGAACGGCAACCAAAGCATTGTGACACGGCTTGACATTGATCAAAGTAACGGGATGCTTTTTATAGTAACCGCTGTATTGCTTCCCAAAGCGAAAGAATAA
- the msrB gene encoding peptide-methionine (R)-S-oxide reductase MsrB, whose product MKRIVLLITVCCTMMIAGAQHSSAQSKKRSAAEWKKVLTPDQYEILVEKGTEPAYNNAYWNNHEKGVYVSAATGDVLFTSDDKYDSHTGWPSFVKPVAPSKIEIVKDTSYGMVRDEVVERSTGLHLGHVFDDGPADRGGKRYCMNSGALKFIKK is encoded by the coding sequence ATGAAAAGGATAGTATTATTAATTACTGTTTGCTGCACCATGATGATAGCAGGTGCACAACATAGCAGCGCACAGTCAAAGAAAAGATCAGCTGCGGAATGGAAAAAAGTATTAACCCCTGATCAGTATGAAATACTGGTCGAAAAAGGAACAGAACCCGCCTATAACAACGCTTATTGGAACAACCACGAAAAAGGCGTTTATGTAAGTGCCGCTACGGGCGATGTTTTATTTACTTCGGACGATAAGTACGATAGCCATACCGGCTGGCCAAGCTTTGTAAAACCGGTTGCCCCCTCAAAGATCGAGATCGTGAAAGATACAAGCTACGGCATGGTGCGTGACGAAGTTGTTGAACGCAGCACCGGTTTGCACCTGGGCCATGTGTTTGACGACGGTCCGGCAGATCGTGGCGGTAAACGTTATTGCATGAATTCAGGTGCGCTGAAATTCATTAAAAAGTAA
- a CDS encoding GIY-YIG nuclease family protein, whose protein sequence is MKRFIYIITDRNRNNLHVGLCSDLLKTLQFYHQMPTLFFDSAQQLNRLVYFEEISNEDLAMDRFKFVSTFTRPQKEKMIRSVNPDWVDLTIGLNYENSGARTRPMLRPSISAARKLVTF, encoded by the coding sequence ATGAAACGTTTTATCTATATCATAACTGACAGAAACCGGAATAATTTGCACGTTGGATTGTGCTCAGACCTGTTAAAGACCCTGCAATTCTACCACCAGATGCCTACTTTATTTTTCGACAGCGCGCAGCAGTTAAACAGGTTAGTATATTTTGAAGAGATCAGTAATGAAGACCTGGCGATGGACCGCTTTAAGTTTGTGAGCACGTTCACCCGCCCGCAGAAGGAAAAAATGATCAGATCTGTAAACCCGGACTGGGTAGATCTGACCATTGGATTGAACTATGAGAACAGCGGCGCCCGTACCCGACCAATGTTAAGGCCATCGATCAGTGCAGCGCGTAAGCTTGTTACTTTTTAA
- a CDS encoding XRE family transcriptional regulator, which translates to MSIISSNIKFLRKRKGLTQQQFADQIGIKRSLVGAYEEERAEPKYELLKNIASFFEITVDDFINETINDKWAPKPKGDPANLRILTISVDKDENENIEMVPLKASAGYLNGYADPEYVAQLPKFYLPMFKNGTFRAFEIKGDSMLPLPSGSIIIGEYLENWGDLKSGDTYVVVSKSDGVVYKRVTGKFKEQKKLKLVSDNPVYEPYEISGEDILEIWKAKGYISTQLPEPAPEPTMESLTAMMAQMQRSISKLGQGNN; encoded by the coding sequence ATGTCAATTATTTCATCAAATATTAAATTCCTGCGGAAACGAAAAGGCCTTACACAACAGCAATTTGCTGACCAGATAGGCATCAAAAGATCATTGGTTGGCGCTTACGAAGAAGAGCGCGCCGAGCCGAAATACGAATTGCTAAAAAATATAGCATCATTTTTCGAGATCACCGTGGATGATTTTATCAATGAGACCATAAACGATAAATGGGCGCCCAAGCCGAAAGGCGATCCGGCCAACCTCCGCATCCTCACCATTTCGGTTGACAAGGATGAGAATGAGAATATCGAGATGGTGCCTTTAAAGGCCAGCGCGGGTTACCTTAATGGTTATGCCGACCCGGAATATGTGGCGCAGCTGCCGAAGTTTTACCTGCCTATGTTTAAGAACGGCACCTTCCGTGCGTTCGAGATCAAAGGCGACTCGATGTTGCCCCTGCCATCGGGCTCCATTATAATAGGTGAATACCTGGAGAACTGGGGCGACCTGAAATCGGGTGATACTTATGTTGTCGTATCCAAAAGTGATGGTGTGGTATATAAACGCGTAACCGGTAAATTTAAGGAGCAGAAAAAATTAAAATTAGTATCCGATAACCCCGTTTACGAACCTTACGAGATCAGTGGCGAGGATATCCTGGAGATATGGAAAGCCAAAGGTTACATATCGACCCAGTTACCCGAGCCTGCGCCCGAACCAACCATGGAAAGCCTGACAGCCATGATGGCGCAGATGCAGCGTTCCATATCCAAACTGGGGCAAGGCAACAATTAA
- a CDS encoding aminotransferase class I/II-fold pyridoxal phosphate-dependent enzyme — protein MNPAEKFIKDKLDARRLDGSYRILKPENDLVDFCSNDYLGFARSAALKELIANELRENDIKSIGSTGSRLISGNSSYIENQEKEIAAFHNSESGLIYNSGYDANVGLFSSLPQKGDTIIMDELAHASIIDGARLSFANRYSFRHNDLASLEEKLKHAKGNCYVVVESVYSMDGDTPPLKDISKLVEQYNAQLIVDEAHAVGLYKRGLICELGLEDKVFARVITFGKALGCHGAIVLGGNLLREYLINFSRSFIYTTAASFHQFAAIKMAYKHLANADNTIEQLNSNIRLLKKSLTAGLKLQLIQSDSAVQCLIAGNNKKAKALAATLQAAGLDVRPILSPTVPKGSERLRICLHAFNTPGEITILAETLNKYNDAG, from the coding sequence TTGAACCCTGCCGAAAAATTTATTAAGGATAAACTCGATGCAAGGCGCCTTGACGGCTCCTACCGCATACTTAAGCCGGAAAATGACCTGGTCGACTTTTGCTCCAATGATTACCTGGGCTTCGCCCGTTCTGCCGCACTTAAAGAGTTGATCGCTAATGAGCTGCGCGAGAATGATATTAAATCTATCGGTTCAACAGGATCAAGGCTGATCTCAGGAAACTCATCGTACATCGAAAACCAGGAAAAAGAGATCGCTGCGTTTCATAACTCGGAGTCGGGGTTGATCTATAACTCGGGTTATGATGCCAATGTAGGTTTATTTTCGTCCCTGCCTCAAAAAGGCGATACTATTATTATGGATGAGTTGGCGCATGCTTCTATCATCGATGGAGCAAGGTTAAGTTTTGCAAACCGTTATAGTTTCCGGCATAATGACCTTGCGAGCCTTGAAGAAAAATTGAAGCACGCCAAAGGAAATTGCTATGTCGTTGTCGAAAGCGTGTATTCCATGGATGGTGACACACCGCCGCTAAAGGACATTTCAAAACTGGTTGAACAATATAACGCCCAACTGATTGTGGATGAGGCGCATGCGGTAGGTTTATACAAAAGGGGGTTGATCTGCGAGCTTGGGCTGGAAGACAAAGTTTTTGCCAGGGTTATTACTTTTGGGAAAGCTTTGGGCTGCCATGGGGCAATTGTATTAGGCGGTAATTTACTCCGCGAGTACCTGATCAATTTTTCGCGGTCGTTTATTTACACAACAGCGGCGTCATTTCACCAGTTTGCAGCGATAAAAATGGCTTATAAGCATTTGGCCAATGCCGATAATACAATCGAACAGTTAAACAGTAATATCCGTCTGTTAAAAAAATCACTGACCGCCGGTCTGAAACTTCAGTTGATACAAAGCGACAGCGCCGTACAATGCCTGATAGCTGGCAACAATAAAAAGGCAAAAGCATTGGCGGCTACGTTACAGGCCGCGGGGCTCGATGTTCGCCCAATATTGAGCCCCACGGTACCAAAAGGTTCGGAAAGGCTGCGCATTTGCCTGCACGCTTTCAATACACCAGGCGAGATAACAATTTTGGCTGAAACACTTAATAAATATAACGATGCCGGATAA
- the bioD gene encoding dethiobiotin synthase, whose protein sequence is MPDKQHFFVTGIGTEIGKTVVSAALVEKLRTDYWKPVQSGDLDNSDSLKVKSLISNAVTKIFPETYRLTQPFSPHKSADLDGIIIDPGKFILPKTDNALIVEGAGGLMVPLNNRFLMIDLIKQLDLEVILVSKNYLGSINHTLLSINALKQYGITVKGLIFNGPEDYYSQDYILQYTGIKLLGHIPDYPLIDKQTIIDAGTHINL, encoded by the coding sequence ATGCCGGATAAGCAACATTTTTTTGTAACTGGAATAGGTACCGAGATCGGCAAAACCGTTGTATCCGCCGCGCTTGTAGAAAAATTGAGGACCGATTACTGGAAACCTGTCCAGTCCGGCGACCTGGATAACAGCGATTCGCTCAAGGTAAAAAGTCTTATTTCGAATGCCGTCACAAAGATATTTCCCGAAACATACCGGTTGACGCAACCCTTTTCGCCGCATAAATCGGCTGATCTCGACGGTATCATCATCGATCCGGGGAAATTTATTCTTCCCAAAACGGATAATGCGCTGATAGTGGAGGGCGCCGGTGGTTTAATGGTGCCGCTGAACAACCGTTTCCTAATGATCGACCTGATCAAACAGTTGGATTTAGAAGTGATCCTTGTTTCAAAAAATTATTTGGGCAGCATCAACCATACCCTGCTTTCGATCAATGCTTTAAAACAATATGGCATCACGGTGAAAGGCCTCATCTTTAATGGCCCGGAGGACTATTACTCACAAGACTATATCCTGCAATATACCGGCATCAAATTATTGGGGCACATTCCGGATTACCCGTTGATCGATAAACAAACAATAATTGATGCCGGTACACACATCAACCTTTAA
- a CDS encoding 3-hydroxyacyl-CoA dehydrogenase family protein, whose protein sequence is MMKHITVIGSGTMGNGIAHTFAQYGFNVSLVDISEDALKKAVQTISNNLDRQVNKGTIDETVKSATLANITTYTDLETGAADADLVVEAATENRDIKLKLFKDLSAICKPEAILASNTSSISITQIAAVTKDPSRVIGMHFMNPVPVMKLVEVIRGYATSDEVTNTIMNLSRQLGKDPVEVNDYPGFVANRILMPMINEAVYTLFEGVAGVQEIDTVMKLGMAHPMGPLQLADFIGLDVCLAILRVLYDGFGNQKYAACPLLVNMVTAGHLGVKSGRGFYKYTPGSKDLVVADKFRR, encoded by the coding sequence ATGATGAAACATATAACAGTAATTGGCTCTGGCACAATGGGTAACGGCATAGCGCACACCTTTGCTCAATATGGATTTAACGTATCATTGGTCGACATCAGTGAAGATGCGTTAAAAAAAGCTGTGCAGACCATCAGTAATAATCTTGATCGCCAGGTAAACAAAGGCACTATTGATGAAACTGTAAAATCGGCTACCCTTGCCAACATTACCACTTATACCGATCTTGAAACCGGCGCCGCTGATGCTGACCTGGTTGTTGAGGCTGCTACCGAAAACCGGGATATCAAGCTAAAGCTTTTTAAGGATCTGAGCGCCATTTGTAAGCCAGAAGCTATATTGGCATCCAATACTTCATCCATATCTATCACCCAAATAGCGGCGGTTACCAAAGACCCATCACGGGTTATCGGCATGCATTTTATGAACCCTGTTCCGGTAATGAAACTGGTGGAGGTGATACGCGGGTATGCGACAAGCGATGAAGTGACCAACACCATAATGAACCTATCCCGCCAATTGGGAAAGGACCCTGTTGAAGTGAATGATTACCCCGGCTTTGTAGCCAATCGCATCCTGATGCCGATGATCAATGAGGCAGTTTACACACTTTTTGAAGGCGTTGCCGGCGTACAGGAAATAGATACCGTGATGAAATTGGGAATGGCCCACCCCATGGGGCCGCTGCAACTGGCCGATTTTATAGGCCTGGATGTTTGCCTGGCTATTCTGCGGGTACTTTATGACGGTTTCGGCAATCAGAAATATGCGGCTTGTCCGCTACTGGTAAACATGGTTACAGCCGGGCATTTGGGTGTAAAATCAGGCCGGGGCTTCTATAAATATACCCCCGGAAGCAAGGATTTGGTGGTCGCCGACAAGTTCAGGCGTTAA
- the argS gene encoding arginine--tRNA ligase, with protein sequence MNFITEAVVKAVKTLYQTDVNPADINLQETRKEFEGQVTLVTFPFTKLSRKSPEQTGIEIGEFLKSEVSEISAFNVIKGFLNISLADSFWLNKFYTEILPDDFARFEPNGKKVMVEYSSPNTNKPLHLGHVRNNLLGYSVAKILEAAGYDVIKTNLVNDRGIHICKSMLAWQEFGDGETPESSGLKGDHLVGKYYVLFDKEYKKQIDELKAAGQTEEEAKKNAPIIKEAQQMLQKWEAGDKDVISLWKTMNGWVYAGFGETYKRLGVEFDKFYYESNTYLLGKDIVDEGLAKEVFFKKEDGSVWIDLTADGLDQKLLLRSDGTSVYMTQDLGTAQLKYDDFGMDESIYVVGNEQDYHFKVLFLILEKLGKTWAKGLYHLSYGMVDLPSGKMKSREGTVVDADDLISEMETTAKDQTEALGKVEGFGEAEKEELYHTIGMGALKYFLLKVDPKKRLLFDPNESVDFQGHTGPFIQYTHARIRSVLSRAGAISPAKSAAPLFAEERELILILGQFPEIIETAARGYTPAVIANYVYEVAKAFNKFYHERSILQADDEPTRQFRLQLSSASANVIKKGMGLLGIEVPERM encoded by the coding sequence ATGAATTTTATTACCGAAGCCGTTGTTAAAGCTGTTAAAACACTCTATCAAACCGACGTAAACCCCGCCGATATCAACTTGCAGGAAACCCGGAAAGAATTTGAGGGGCAGGTTACCTTAGTTACGTTCCCATTTACCAAATTATCGCGCAAATCGCCCGAGCAAACCGGCATTGAAATAGGTGAGTTCCTGAAAAGCGAGGTTTCTGAAATATCGGCATTCAACGTTATCAAAGGCTTTCTGAATATTTCTTTGGCCGATTCTTTCTGGCTAAATAAATTCTATACGGAAATACTGCCCGATGATTTTGCCAGGTTTGAACCCAACGGCAAAAAAGTAATGGTGGAATATTCATCGCCCAATACCAATAAACCCCTGCATTTGGGCCACGTGCGTAATAATTTGCTGGGATATTCAGTCGCAAAAATTTTGGAGGCGGCGGGGTATGATGTGATCAAAACAAACCTGGTTAACGACCGGGGTATCCATATTTGCAAATCCATGCTGGCCTGGCAAGAGTTCGGTGACGGCGAAACGCCGGAATCTTCCGGGTTAAAGGGCGACCATTTGGTAGGCAAATACTATGTATTGTTCGACAAGGAGTATAAAAAACAGATTGACGAGCTAAAAGCTGCCGGTCAAACCGAAGAAGAGGCTAAAAAGAACGCCCCGATAATAAAGGAAGCGCAACAAATGCTTCAAAAGTGGGAAGCGGGTGACAAGGACGTCATCAGCCTGTGGAAAACCATGAACGGCTGGGTGTATGCCGGGTTTGGCGAAACTTACAAACGGCTCGGCGTCGAGTTTGATAAATTTTACTACGAATCCAATACCTATTTATTAGGAAAAGATATTGTGGATGAAGGACTTGCGAAGGAGGTGTTCTTTAAAAAGGAAGACGGTTCAGTCTGGATTGACCTGACTGCCGACGGACTTGATCAGAAACTCTTACTACGTTCGGACGGCACATCGGTTTATATGACGCAGGACCTGGGTACCGCCCAGCTTAAATACGATGATTTCGGCATGGACGAATCTATTTATGTAGTGGGTAACGAGCAGGATTACCATTTTAAAGTATTGTTCCTGATACTCGAAAAGTTAGGCAAAACCTGGGCAAAGGGATTGTATCATTTGTCTTACGGTATGGTCGACCTGCCATCGGGTAAAATGAAATCGCGCGAGGGAACGGTCGTCGACGCTGATGACCTGATCAGCGAGATGGAAACAACCGCCAAAGATCAAACCGAAGCGTTAGGCAAAGTAGAAGGATTTGGCGAAGCCGAAAAAGAAGAGTTGTACCATACAATTGGTATGGGAGCACTAAAATATTTCCTGCTGAAAGTTGACCCCAAAAAACGCCTTTTGTTCGACCCGAATGAATCTGTCGATTTCCAGGGACATACCGGGCCATTCATACAATATACACATGCCCGGATAAGATCGGTTTTAAGCAGGGCAGGGGCAATCAGCCCGGCAAAATCGGCTGCGCCATTGTTCGCGGAAGAAAGAGAGTTAATACTTATACTTGGCCAGTTCCCTGAAATTATAGAAACAGCTGCCAGGGGCTACACACCCGCTGTTATCGCCAATTATGTTTACGAAGTGGCCAAGGCCTTCAATAAGTTTTATCACGAACGATCGATATTGCAGGCGGATGATGAGCCGACCAGGCAATTCCGGCTGCAGCTTTCATCGGCATCGGCCAATGTGATAAAAAAAGGAATGGGATTATTGGGTATCGAAGTACCCGAGAGGATGTAA